A window of the Chanodichthys erythropterus isolate Z2021 chromosome 21, ASM2448905v1, whole genome shotgun sequence genome harbors these coding sequences:
- the lmo4b gene encoding LIM domain transcription factor LMO4b, whose protein sequence is MVNPGGSAQPPPVGAGSLSWKRCAGCGGKIADRFLLYAMDSYWHSRCLKCSCCQAQLGEIGTSCYTKSGMILCRNDYIRLFGNSGACSACGQSIPASELVMRAQGNVYHLKCFTCSTCRNRLVPGDRFHYINGSLFCEHDRPTALINGHLSSLQTNPLLPDQKVC, encoded by the exons ATGGTGAACCCTGGAGGAAGTGCCCAGCCCCCACCTGTTGGAGCGGGATCTCTGTCGTGGAAGCGCTGCGCGGGCTGTGGGGGAAAGATTGCCGATCGCTTTCTCCTGTATGCCATGGACAGTTATTGGCACAGCCGTTGTCTGAAATGCTCCTGCTGCCAGGCACAGCTCGGAGAGATCGGCACATCCTGCTACACCAAGAGTGGCATGATCCTATGTAGAAACGACTACATCAG GTTATTTGGGAACAGCGGGGCGTGCAGCGCATGTGGTCAGTCCATCCCAGCCAGTGAACTGGTTATGAGGGCACAGGGAAACGTGTACCATCTCAAG TGTTTCACATGTTCCACCTGCCGGAACCGACTGGTCCCTGGTGACCGGTTTCACTACATCAACGGCAGCTTGTTCTGCGAACACGACAGACCCACAGCACTCATCAACGGCCATTTGAGTTCACTGCAGACTAACCCTCTACTGCCTGACCAGAAA GTGTGTTAG